One Dama dama isolate Ldn47 chromosome 31, ASM3311817v1, whole genome shotgun sequence genomic window carries:
- the CCDC54 gene encoding coiled-coil domain-containing protein 54, whose protein sequence is MYKLQAKRVKAAAGQMWNSNFSKIRQSLKNAYHKCNNQYPSSTRCPTMTSHDCAQEDLNAGEEMNLLVMLQDIKTAQLELLSQMTSMICALSKIQERTDFYQKQMEVLETKMNVNENKQGTTAEDIFSVKEDIDALKKKVTELGNQNSCSNVHCLEVLDGEKGKEVIELLHKVTQPETLKNTLTSIDSEVSSAEPEKELNYPKSTDHLEEKAISPQIKDLKKSNYQNALRSFQKAKSNIYIYPDFNTWIKLTFVHGGKWRFFLSATKLEEFIQWLLSRPTLPPEEPQVITQKYCLFTGPITSLTTICVSVFNYIYCLFGSSKEEVTRL, encoded by the coding sequence ATGTACAAACTTCAAGCCAAAAGGGTAAAAGCTGCTGCTGGGCAGATGTGGAATTCAAATTTCTCCAAGATCAGACAATCTCTTAAAAATGCTTACCACAAATGTAATAATCAGTACCCGAGTTCAACCAGATGTCCAACTATGACTTCCCATGACTGTGCTCAAGAGGACCTTAATGCTGGTGAAGAAATGAATCTTCTAGTAATGCTCCAAGATATTAAAACCGCCCAGCTTGAACTCCTCAGCCAGATGACTAGCATGATCTGTGCGTTATCAAAAATCCAGGAAAGGACTGACTTCTATCAGAAGCAGATGGAAGTACTGGAAACCAAAATGAATGTTAATGAAAATAAACAGGGTACAACAGCTGAAGATATCTTCTCTGTGAAGGAAGACATTGATGCTTTAAAGAAGAAGGTGACAGAACTGGGAAACCAGAATTCTTGCTCCAATGTACATTGTTTAGAGGTTCTGGATGGAGAAAAGGGTAAAGAGGTCATAGAACTTCTTCACAAAGTCACACAACCAGAAACCTTGAAGAACACACTGACCTCTATAGATTCTGAAGTCTCTTCAGCAGAACCAGAGAAAGAGCTCAATTATCCTAAGTCCACTGATCATCTTGAGGAAAAAGCAATATCTCCCCAGATTAAGGATCTGAAGAAAAGTAACTATCAAAATGCATTAAGAAGCTTTCAAAAAGCAAagtcaaatatttatatttacccAGACTTTAATACATGGATCAAGCTAACTTTTGTCCATGGAGGAAAGTGGAGATTTTTCCTCAGCGCAACCAAGTTAGAGGAATTCATCCAGTGGCTTCTTTCCAGGCCAACCCTCCCTCCTGAGGAACCACAAGTCATAACCCAGAAGTATTGTCTTTTCACTGGGCCTATCACAAGCTTGACcaccatctgtgtctctgttttcaaCTACATTTATTGTCTTTTTGGTTCCTCAAAAGAGGAAGTAACTCGACTATAG